TAAAAGGAGTAACAAACTGGTTTGCCACTCTGATGTCTCCCAAATGGTTTAAGCTCTGCTGCAATCTCTCAATATATGAAATATAGATCAATGGGCCAATGCCGTAGTTGGCATACAGCAATTTTCCCACAGAAGCTCCAGCAAGAGCCAGGCCGTTGGTCCCCTTCAAAGAACAGGCCATATGCAGACACTAAAGTGAACATTTCAAGTGTCCCCCATAGATGTATATCACTGACATGTCCAATTAAAACCAGCAGGATCACCAGTAATAGTCGCACCAAATTTTCTGCGGGCATGCAACTGCAAAAtgtttaagaattaaaaataacaaGCATTTCTGAGAGTGCAAGGACCATATGTCACTTACCGATAAGGTACTTTTGTCCACTGTACAACCCTATTCAATAACAGAAATAAA
This genomic stretch from Pyrus communis chromosome 2, drPyrComm1.1, whole genome shotgun sequence harbors:
- the LOC137726350 gene encoding uncharacterized protein, coding for MNGVKQGALWLQQQVKQRVVQWTKVPYRCMPAENLVRLLLVILLVLIGHVSDIHLWGTLEMFTLVSAYGLFFEGDQRPGSCWSFCGKIAVCQLRHWPIDLYFIY